Within the Salvia hispanica cultivar TCC Black 2014 chromosome 4, UniMelb_Shisp_WGS_1.0, whole genome shotgun sequence genome, the region ATATCTTCTGTATAAGACTGCAACCTgataatgtaaaaatgaactaacagttttattttcccttttgtcgACCACAGTTCCTAGAGTCATGGTGACCAAATTCGCCACATTTTTTACACTGACGCAATGGTTTGCTGTTCAACTTTATAGCCTTTTCCTTCGCGAACACCAAACGGCTTTTGGAATCACTTTTCGAACCTTTGGTGGACACAACTGATGGTGGTTGTACTCTAACCACAGCTGGCTTTTCAGCAAAATAGAAATCTTTAACTGGCTTATCCTTGTCTGCTGAAGATGGTTCATGGATTCTTGTCATAAGACTCTTCCCAAGCTCATCAATTCCAGCTGAAAACAAATCAATGATGGCACTATCAACATCAAATTTTTTCAAGTAACTGAAAaatatgtcaacaactttattcttTGACAGTTGGTTTGGATCTAATAGAAGTTCAGGATCTCCCAAACATCGAGCTAGTCCACGAATAGCATCAGCTAAGGCAGTCTTCGACCACCTCACATGGAAGTACTTATCAGGTATAACCTTCAAAAACCTGTTCttgaaaaccaaaaatatatgaCTACAAAGAATTCCCTCTCTCCCAAACAATTTGCAAGAACGGGAATACGAATCCTCACTGGTCGTGTAGGTAACAATCCAAGATTTACTATACTTGTCCTTTATTGTGGAGATCTCTAACACATCATCTTTCAATAAACAATCAGTGCTACAATGGTGCAATGCATCCACTATCTCACGTTGCACTCTCTTGAACATGTGATCAGTGTACTTTGTTGCAACATGTTTTTCTAATACCAACTGACTGGAGAACGGTGGTATAATAGTTGAATCCATATAATCTAACTTCGAGCTAGAATTTCTCTGTGCAGCCAATGCAtgatcaaaattcatgatGAACTCAACTAGATTGGAGCGAGGTCTTGTGAATGTTTTATAGAAGTTATTCTCAGACTCGGAAACAGATGTCGTCCTAATAAAAGACCCCATGGGAAAGTCTCTAAAATAGGCAGGGACCCACATCTCTCTATCGTCAAACATTGTTACAAACCACTCGACATGAAGAAGCTCATAACGCTCCATTATCCCCATCCTTGAATCTTCAAACTCTTCAGGCTCTAGAACCTCAGACCACACACAAGCACTGATCTCTTTTTTCAACTCTTCATTTTATAGAGATCTCCTTGGAATTTTGTCGGTAAGTTTAAGCATAATGTGCCACATGCACCATCTATGCTTTGTATCCACCAAAACATCACGAATAGCAGCT harbors:
- the LOC125220396 gene encoding protein FAR1-RELATED SEQUENCE 5-like; translation: MGIMERYELLHVEWFVTMFDDREMWVPAYFRDFPMGSFIRTTSVSESENNFYKTFTRPRSNLVEFIMNFDHALAAQRNSSSKLDYMDSTIIPPFSSQLVLEKHVATKYTDHMFKRVQREIVDALHHCSTDCLLKDDVLEISTIKDKYSKSWIVTYTTSEDSYSRSCKLFGREGILCSHIFLVFKNRFLKVIPDKYFHVRWSKTALADAIRGLARCLGDPELLLDPNQLSKNKVVDIFFSYLKKFDVDSAIIDLFSAGIDELGKSLMTRIHEPSSADKDKPVKDFYFAEKPAVVRVQPPSVVSTKGSKSDSKSRLVFAKEKAIKLNSKPLRQCKKCGEFGHHDSRNCGRQKGK